The segment CGCGCGCGGCGCATCGTCCGTGCGCTCCGCCGCAATGCCCGCGCGCCCAGGCGCAACGCCCGCGCGCGCCGCCAAGGACGCGACGCCATGACCCGCCTGCACAGAATCCTCGCCACCTGGTTCGGCAGCGGCTACTTCCCGATCGCCTCCGGCACGGCCGGGACCGCCGCGACCATCCCGCTCGTGCTGTTGCTGTGGTGGTTCGGCTCGTGGCCGCTGCACCTCGCCGCCGCGGCGCTGATCTTCGCGCTCGGCCTCTGGGCGGCGAAAGGCGCCGAGACCTACTGGCGCAAGAAGGACCCCGGGCAGGTCGTGATCGACGAGACCGCCGGCTACCTGCTGACCACGCTGCCGGTCGGCCTCGCCGTCCCCTCGTTCGACGCGCCCGCCGGCTGGATCCTGCCGCTCGGCGTATCGTTTCTGCTCTTCAGGGCGATGGACATCGTCAAGCCGTGGCCCGCGCGGCGGCTCGAGGCGCTGCCCGGATCCCTGGGGATCATGATCGACGATATGTTCGCCGGCGCCTACGCCCTGCTGCTGC is part of the bacterium genome and harbors:
- a CDS encoding phosphatidylglycerophosphatase A, with translation MTRLHRILATWFGSGYFPIASGTAGTAATIPLVLLLWWFGSWPLHLAAAALIFALGLWAAKGAETYWRKKDPGQVVIDETAGYLLTTLPVGLAVPSFDAPAGWILPLGVSFLLFRAMDIVKPWPARRLEALPGSLGIMIDDMFAGAYALLLQQAAFWALRRGGLWG